The window GCCGAGGCCCACGACGCGAACGCCTCGGCCGCGGCGAAGCTCGACGCGGTCAAGGCGCTGCTGGCCGGCGCGAACGTGCTCGTCCCGTCCGACCCGCGCGAGCAGCTGCGCGGCGCGGTCGAGGCCGTGTTCAAGTCCTGGGACTCACCGCGGGCCAAGGCCTACCGGGCCCGGGAGAACATCGACGAGAACCTCGGCACCGGCGTCAACGTGCAGGCGATGGTGTTCGGCAACTACGGCGACACCTCCGGCACCGGCGTGGTGTTCACCCGCAACCCGAACACCGGCGAGAACAAGGCCTACGGCGACTTCCTCCCGCGTGCGCAGGGCGAGGACGTCGTCGCCGGCATCGCCCGTACCCTCGACATCTCCGAGCTCGGCACCCACCTGCCCGGCACCGACACCGTGCTCGCGCAGCACCTCGCCGAGCTCGAGAAGCACTACCGCGACATGTGCGACGTCGAGTTCACGATCGAGCGCGGGAACGTCTGGATCCTGCAGACCCGCGTCGCCAAGCGCGGCGCCGTCGCGGCCGTCCGCGCCGCGGTGCAGATGGTCGACGACCCGGTCATCGCGCTGACGAAGGCCGAGGCCGTCGCCCGCGTCACCCCTGAGCAGCGCGAGGCCGCTCGCGCCGAGATCCTCGCGGGCGTCGCCGCCGGCGCCTCCGGCGGTCCGCCCGTCGCGACCGGCCTGGGCGCTTCCCCGGGGTGTGTGCACGGCAAGGCGATCTTCAGCGCGGACGAGGCCGCGGACGCCGCCGACGCCTCCGACGAGCCGATCATCCTCGTCCGCGAGGAGACCAGCCCCGAGGACGTCCACGGCATGGGCGTCTCCGCCGGCATCCTCACCAGCCACGGCGGTCTGGTCTCCCACGCCGCCGTCGTCGCCCGCGGCTGGGGCATCCCCGCCGTCGTCGGCGCCGGCGACCTGACCGTCACCGAGGACGCCGCGCTCGGCCCCGACGGCAACGTCCTGTTCCGCGCCGGCGACGTCATCACCATCGACGGCAAGACCGGCGAGGTCTGGCTCGGCCGCCACACCGACACGGATTCCTGCGCCGACGGTGACGCCGACGGTGACGCCGCGGCCGCGGGCGAGGCCGCCCTCGCCCGCGAACTCCCCGAGCTCGCGATCCTGGAGTCCTGGGCCGCGGAGGCCTGATCTCCGGGTCGGCCCGGGCCGACGTCAAGAAAGGGTGACACCCCTTACTGCGGAGTAAGGGGTGTCACCCTTTTTTGACAGGGGTCGACGGGGCGGGTGAGGTCAGACGGCGTCGTCGGAGTCGGGTTCCTCGACGTCGGCGAGCTTCCACTTCAGCTGGAACTCGACCTCCTCCTCGTCACCCTCCCGCTCATGCTCGACGCTGATCTCCGCGGAGCGGGGGACGGTGAACCGTTCGCCCGCGACCTGGATGCGGAAGGGCTTGCCCGACTCCAGCGCGTCCGCCAGGCGGCGGAGCTTCGCCGCGAACTCCGGGACCGTGTAGTTGCGTTCGACATCGCGATCAGCCATGGCCACATCCTGGCGTACGCCCCGGCCTTAAAGGGGACGGCCCGCTCGCACGGGGAGCGAGCGGGCCGTCCAGGGCGGCTTCACACTGAAGGAAGCCGCCCGGGCCGCGGACACCTTCGCGGCCGTATCGGGGTGAAGCAGGTGGTGCTGGCGGTGTCGGTCTCTCCCTAGCGGCGGGCGTGCCGTCCCCCACCGCTGCGGGCACGACCGCGCGGGGCGGCGTGCGCACCGGCGGTGCGGGTGCCCATCCGGTTCGACCCGGCGGTGGCGGCCGCGCCGGCGAGCAGCAGGCCGAGGCCGGCCGCCGCGAGCGGGGCGGAGTCACCGGCGCCGGTGTCCGGCAGCGGCGTGCCGTCGCCGGTCGAGTCGCCGTCGTCCTCGTCCTCGGTCTCCTCGCCGGCCACGACGCCGGAGCCGGGGCCGACCGTCGCCGAGGCGAGGTTGACCGTGGCCAGGCCGTCGCCCGCCGCCGCCTTGGTGATGCCGGCGCCGTCGGGGAGCACACGGATCTGCAGCGCGCGCTGCGTGAACGCGCCGCCCGACTTGCTCTGCACGTTGACCCGGATCGAGAGGACGTCCTCGAGGACGTCGAAGATCGGGTCGAGCAGCGTGCCGCCGACCTGGGTCAGCAGCTGCTGCACCGGCTGCAGGACGGTGGAGAGCACCTGGTTGAGCGTCGGACGCAGGGCCG of the Sporichthya polymorpha DSM 43042 genome contains:
- a CDS encoding amphi-Trp domain-containing protein, with the protein product MADRDVERNYTVPEFAAKLRRLADALESGKPFRIQVAGERFTVPRSAEISVEHEREGDEEEVEFQLKWKLADVEEPDSDDAV
- a CDS encoding pyruvate, phosphate dikinase gives rise to the protein MAAAPEVYAFDHPHEAPPRTLKDLLGGKGAGLAEMTSVLKMPVPPGFTIAVPVCRAYRAGGWPDGLTDAIAEHLAKLEATLGRTFGDPADPLLLAVRSGAAFSMPGMMDTVLNLGLNDETVAGLAAASGDSEFAFDSYRRFLMSYANTVLGAELKEPAEAHDANASAAAKLDAVKALLAGANVLVPSDPREQLRGAVEAVFKSWDSPRAKAYRARENIDENLGTGVNVQAMVFGNYGDTSGTGVVFTRNPNTGENKAYGDFLPRAQGEDVVAGIARTLDISELGTHLPGTDTVLAQHLAELEKHYRDMCDVEFTIERGNVWILQTRVAKRGAVAAVRAAVQMVDDPVIALTKAEAVARVTPEQREAARAEILAGVAAGASGGPPVATGLGASPGCVHGKAIFSADEAADAADASDEPIILVREETSPEDVHGMGVSAGILTSHGGLVSHAAVVARGWGIPAVVGAGDLTVTEDAALGPDGNVLFRAGDVITIDGKTGEVWLGRHTDTDSCADGDADGDAAAAGEAALARELPELAILESWAAEA